Proteins encoded by one window of Saprospiraceae bacterium:
- a CDS encoding recombinase family protein, with amino-acid sequence MNIGYARVSTKEQNLDLQKDALEKAGCVEVFEEKVSGAGKERPQLTKLVEKLRQGDVLTVWKLDRLGRSIKDLIHLVNKIQNKGAELKSLHDHIDTTTPQGKLTFHMFAALAEFEKDIIRERTLAGLATARARGRVGGRPKGLSQKAEHIAIIAQRLYEEGQKTITEICEELSISRATLYNYLRHRGIDVGQHRNKTRFLKAELWLLIQTNSIVKKSLKKCIEAIEFFILQKFKGKPDEKNKGIYRLTIPYQSAKELDLTVNQTIRDIRNTCDLHNCSVEVSIKALDKSEKSWK; translated from the coding sequence ATGAATATCGGATACGCTAGAGTCAGCACCAAAGAACAAAATTTAGATTTGCAAAAAGACGCACTTGAGAAAGCAGGATGTGTAGAAGTCTTTGAAGAAAAAGTATCAGGTGCAGGTAAGGAGCGTCCTCAATTAACCAAGCTAGTGGAGAAACTCCGACAGGGGGACGTATTGACCGTTTGGAAACTGGATCGGTTGGGTAGGTCTATTAAAGACTTAATTCACTTGGTCAATAAAATACAAAATAAGGGGGCAGAGTTAAAGAGTCTCCATGACCATATTGATACCACTACGCCACAAGGAAAGCTTACTTTTCATATGTTTGCGGCATTAGCAGAGTTTGAAAAAGATATTATTAGAGAGCGTACTTTGGCAGGATTAGCAACCGCCAGAGCCAGAGGTCGAGTTGGTGGACGACCAAAGGGTTTATCTCAAAAGGCGGAACATATTGCCATTATCGCTCAGCGACTTTATGAAGAAGGACAAAAAACAATAACGGAAATTTGTGAAGAGTTATCTATTTCCAGAGCAACCCTCTATAATTATCTCCGCCACCGAGGTATTGATGTGGGGCAGCATCGAAACAAAACACGTTTCTTGAAGGCTGAACTTTGGCTTCTTATTCAGACCAATAGCATAGTCAAAAAGAGTTTAAAAAAATGTATAGAGGCTATTGAGTTTTTTATACTCCAAAAATTTAAGGGAAAACCAGATGAAAAGAATAAAGGGATTTACCGACTAACCATTCCTTACCAATCGGCAAAAGAACTCGATTTAACTGTCAATCAAACAATTAGAGATATTCGAAATACTTGCGATTTGCATAATTGTTCAGTGGAGGTTTCTATAAAAGCGTTGGATAAATCGGAGAAAAGTTGGAAATAA